One genomic window of Ruminococcus gauvreauii includes the following:
- the leuD gene encoding 3-isopropylmalate dehydratase small subunit, translating into MKANGTVFKYGDNVDTDVIIPARYLNSSDPAELATHCMEDIDKEFVNKVKKGDIIVANKNFGCGSSREHAPLAIKAAGVSCVIAETFARIFYRNAINIGLPIIECPEAAQGIESGDEIEVDFDSGVITNQTKGTSFKGQPFPEFMQKIITSGGLVNYINAKK; encoded by the coding sequence ATGAAAGCAAACGGAACAGTATTTAAATACGGCGATAACGTAGATACGGATGTTATCATTCCTGCGCGTTATCTGAATTCTTCTGACCCTGCAGAACTGGCAACCCACTGCATGGAGGATATTGATAAGGAGTTTGTAAATAAAGTAAAAAAAGGCGACATCATCGTAGCAAATAAAAATTTTGGCTGTGGATCTTCAAGGGAACACGCACCTCTTGCGATAAAAGCAGCTGGTGTGAGTTGTGTGATAGCCGAGACATTTGCACGGATTTTCTACAGAAATGCCATCAACATAGGTTTGCCGATCATTGAATGTCCGGAAGCAGCTCAGGGAATTGAATCCGGAGATGAGATTGAGGTTGATTTTGACAGCGGTGTCATAACCAATCAAACGAAAGGAACTTCCTTTAAAGGGCAGCCCTTCCCGGAGTTCATGCAGAAAATCATCACAAGCGGCGGACTTGTAAACTACATTAATGCTAAAAAATAA
- a CDS encoding 2-isopropylmalate synthase, with protein sequence MMNHKKYQRQYFMPPTECMDWTKKEYIDKAPVWCSVDLRDGNQALVIPMSLDQKIEFFKLLVDVGFKEIEVGFPAASDTEYIFLRTLIEQNLIPDDVTIQVLTQAREHIIRKTFEALDGAKKAVVHVYNSTSLAQREQVFRKSKEEVLKIAVDGAELLKKLADETDGNFLFEYSPESFTGTEPEYALDVVNAVLDVWRPTPDKKAIINLPVTVQHSLPHVYASQIEYMCKNMKYRENVVVSLHPHNDRGCGVADSELGILAGADRIEGTLFGNGERTGNVDIVTLAMNMYAQGVDPELNFENMPDICEKYEEYTGMQIDARSPYSGSLVFAAFSGSHQDAIAKGMKWIEEKTPDRWTVPYLPIDPTDIGRNYDADVIRINSQSGKGGVGYILETKYGLCLPAKMREAMGYAAKAVSDHTHKELHPDEIFELFKKEYENITEPYNVIEVHFQQKDGITTQVTSVHNGETIVTEAVGNGRLDAVSNALKKAYDLDYQLVTYQEHALEKSSSSRAIAYVGVKGSQDQMAWGAAVDPDIIRASIDALVTAINNLVK encoded by the coding sequence ATGATGAATCACAAAAAGTATCAGCGGCAGTATTTCATGCCGCCCACAGAGTGTATGGATTGGACCAAAAAAGAGTATATTGACAAAGCGCCGGTCTGGTGCAGTGTAGATCTTCGTGACGGCAATCAGGCGCTGGTCATTCCCATGAGCCTTGATCAGAAAATTGAGTTTTTTAAACTGCTTGTGGATGTGGGATTTAAAGAGATCGAAGTTGGATTTCCCGCGGCTTCTGATACGGAATATATTTTCCTTCGGACGCTGATCGAACAGAATCTGATTCCGGACGATGTGACGATTCAGGTGTTGACACAGGCGAGAGAACACATTATCCGAAAAACTTTTGAGGCACTGGACGGCGCGAAAAAAGCAGTTGTTCACGTCTATAATTCCACTTCTCTGGCACAGAGAGAGCAGGTGTTTCGAAAATCGAAAGAAGAGGTCCTGAAGATTGCGGTCGACGGGGCAGAGCTTTTGAAAAAACTGGCAGATGAAACGGACGGGAACTTTCTATTCGAATACAGTCCGGAAAGTTTTACCGGGACGGAGCCGGAGTATGCGCTGGATGTGGTTAATGCAGTATTGGACGTGTGGAGACCGACACCGGATAAGAAAGCAATCATTAATCTTCCTGTTACGGTACAGCATTCATTGCCGCATGTTTATGCAAGTCAGATTGAATACATGTGCAAGAATATGAAATACCGTGAAAATGTAGTGGTATCCCTGCATCCACATAATGACCGTGGCTGCGGCGTTGCGGACTCTGAGCTGGGAATTCTGGCTGGGGCTGACCGCATTGAGGGAACGTTGTTCGGAAACGGGGAACGCACCGGGAATGTGGATATAGTTACACTGGCTATGAATATGTATGCGCAGGGGGTAGACCCGGAACTGAACTTTGAGAACATGCCGGATATCTGTGAAAAGTATGAAGAATACACAGGCATGCAGATTGATGCCAGAAGCCCGTACAGCGGTTCACTCGTGTTCGCCGCTTTTTCCGGTTCTCATCAGGATGCAATCGCGAAAGGTATGAAATGGATCGAAGAAAAGACACCGGACCGCTGGACGGTTCCATATTTGCCGATCGACCCTACGGATATTGGCAGGAATTACGATGCGGATGTAATACGTATCAACAGCCAGTCAGGAAAGGGCGGCGTGGGATATATTCTGGAGACGAAATATGGACTCTGTCTTCCGGCAAAAATGCGGGAGGCAATGGGGTACGCTGCAAAAGCAGTTTCCGATCACACGCACAAAGAGCTGCATCCGGATGAAATATTCGAACTGTTTAAGAAAGAATATGAGAACATCACGGAACCTTACAATGTTATTGAAGTTCATTTCCAGCAGAAAGATGGAATCACAACACAGGTAACATCTGTCCATAACGGTGAGACCATTGTCACGGAAGCGGTTGGAAACGGACGTCTGGATGCAGTCAGCAACGCGCTGAAAAAGGCGTATGACCTGGATTACCAGCTGGTTACTTATCAGGAGCATGCACTCGAGAAGAGTTCCAGCTCCAGAGCGATCGCATATGTCGGTGTGAAAGGGAGCCAGGATCAGATGGCATGGGGAGCCGCGGTCGATCCGGATATCATCCGGGCATCTATTGATGCACTGGTGACAGCCATCAATAATCTGGTAAAATAA
- a CDS encoding cell wall hydrolase, with the protein MEAIKKLLCKVKTLMSRRNEKHSRTKTAVIVSVVVTAAVVGVAAGSVSAKNADAGQGTAAADVPKQEQLSDPDEDPDPAGAAEATVQPEEEETVPQGFQGIIDGVNATKAANGEYHPIGTNVEDVLVGQRTAIREEVSEFDVGSLVKETVNSIDDQSWELVEKTKISDNDYETLLSIVEAEAGGEDIMGRILVANVIFNRVASDQFPDSVTEVVWDKSGGSAQFSPTIDGRIATVSVSDTTREAVNRAIDGEDYSDGALFFLEKEYSEAKNVKWFDSKLTFLFKHGCHSFYKY; encoded by the coding sequence ATGGAAGCAATCAAAAAACTGCTGTGCAAAGTGAAGACACTTATGTCACGGAGAAATGAAAAACACAGCCGGACCAAAACCGCTGTTATAGTCAGTGTTGTTGTCACAGCGGCTGTAGTGGGTGTTGCGGCCGGAAGCGTCTCTGCCAAGAATGCGGATGCCGGTCAGGGAACTGCAGCGGCAGATGTACCGAAGCAGGAACAGCTTTCAGATCCTGATGAGGACCCCGACCCTGCCGGCGCTGCAGAGGCAACTGTGCAGCCGGAGGAAGAGGAAACCGTACCGCAGGGATTTCAGGGGATCATAGACGGTGTAAATGCGACGAAAGCTGCCAATGGTGAGTACCATCCGATCGGTACAAATGTTGAGGATGTGCTGGTTGGACAGAGGACTGCGATACGGGAAGAAGTCTCGGAATTTGATGTGGGCAGCCTGGTAAAAGAAACAGTGAATTCCATTGATGACCAGTCGTGGGAGCTGGTAGAAAAGACGAAAATTTCGGATAATGATTACGAGACATTGCTGTCGATTGTCGAGGCTGAGGCCGGCGGCGAGGACATTATGGGGCGAATTCTGGTGGCAAATGTAATATTCAACCGGGTTGCGAGCGATCAGTTTCCCGACAGCGTGACGGAAGTCGTGTGGGATAAGTCGGGAGGCAGCGCACAATTTTCTCCGACGATCGACGGAAGGATTGCGACCGTTTCAGTATCAGATACGACGCGCGAAGCGGTGAACAGGGCGATTGACGGGGAAGATTATTCTGACGGGGCGTTATTTTTCCTGGAAAAAGAATACTCCGAAGCGAAAAATGTCAAATGGTTTGACTCCAAGCTGACATTTTTGTTTAAACATGGCTGTCACAGTTTTTATAAGTATTAA
- the thrC gene encoding threonine synthase, translating to MEILYKSTRGNNETVTASKAILQGLSADGGLFVPTQIPSLDMDMETLAKMTYQEVAYEVMSRFLTDFTKEELQDCIEKAYDEKFDTRDIAPIVKADGTYYLELFHGATIAFKDMALSILPHLMTTAARKNQVKNDIVILTATSGDTGKAALAGFADVPGTKIIVFYPKDGVSPIQEKQMVTQKGSNTYVVALEGNFDDAQTGVKQMFNDAELAEELLQAGCQFSSANSINIGRLVPQVVYYVYAYASLVKNKEIEPQETVNVVVPTGNFGNILAAYYAKQMGVPIDKLICASNENKVLYDFFTTGTYDRNREFILTSSPSMDILISSNLERLIYHLTGDDSEQNRAFMDALSKDGKYTITDAMKTKLADFYGNYAGEEETAQTIRRIYETAGYIIDTHTAVAASVYQKYKRDMRDDKKTLLASTASPFKFTRSVMNAIDHSYDEMTDFELVDELAKIARVKVPQAIEDIRSAPVLHDTVVEKDEMKGIVRKILGI from the coding sequence ATGGAAATTTTGTATAAAAGCACAAGAGGTAATAACGAAACAGTAACGGCTTCAAAGGCTATACTGCAGGGGCTTTCTGCAGATGGCGGCCTTTTTGTTCCGACACAGATTCCGTCACTGGATATGGATATGGAGACGCTGGCAAAAATGACGTATCAGGAAGTAGCGTATGAAGTTATGAGTCGGTTTCTGACGGATTTCACGAAAGAAGAATTACAGGACTGCATAGAGAAGGCATACGATGAGAAATTCGATACCCGTGATATTGCGCCGATCGTGAAGGCAGACGGAACATATTATCTGGAACTGTTCCATGGAGCTACCATTGCTTTTAAAGATATGGCGTTGTCAATACTTCCGCATCTGATGACAACGGCCGCCCGCAAAAATCAGGTGAAAAATGACATCGTGATCCTGACAGCAACTTCTGGAGATACAGGAAAGGCGGCGCTCGCCGGATTTGCGGATGTACCCGGTACAAAAATCATTGTTTTTTACCCGAAGGACGGCGTCAGCCCGATCCAGGAAAAACAGATGGTGACGCAGAAAGGCAGCAATACGTACGTTGTTGCGCTTGAAGGCAATTTCGATGATGCCCAGACCGGAGTGAAGCAGATGTTTAATGACGCTGAACTGGCGGAGGAGCTCTTGCAGGCAGGATGCCAGTTTTCTTCTGCAAATTCCATCAATATCGGACGACTGGTGCCGCAGGTGGTATACTATGTATATGCATATGCCAGCCTGGTGAAAAACAAAGAAATTGAACCGCAGGAAACTGTCAATGTTGTTGTGCCTACCGGTAACTTCGGAAATATCCTGGCTGCGTACTATGCAAAGCAGATGGGAGTACCGATTGATAAGCTGATTTGCGCATCCAATGAAAATAAAGTGCTGTACGATTTCTTTACGACAGGAACGTATGACCGCAACCGCGAGTTTATCCTGACTTCCTCACCGTCAATGGACATTCTGATTTCCAGTAATCTGGAACGCCTGATCTATCATCTGACGGGAGACGATTCTGAACAGAACAGGGCATTTATGGATGCACTCTCAAAAGACGGAAAGTATACCATTACCGATGCGATGAAGACAAAGCTTGCAGATTTTTATGGCAACTATGCGGGTGAAGAGGAAACGGCCCAGACGATCCGGCGTATTTATGAGACAGCGGGATATATCATCGATACCCATACCGCTGTGGCAGCGAGCGTTTATCAGAAATATAAACGGGATATGAGAGACGATAAAAAGACATTGCTTGCGTCCACGGCAAGCCCGTTTAAGTTCACAAGAAGCGTGATGAATGCGATCGATCATTCCTACGACGAGATGACAGACTTTGAACTGGTTGACGAGCTCGCCAAGATTGCCAGGGTAAAAGTGCCTCAGGCGATTGAAGATATCCGCAGTGCACCGGTGCTTCACGATACGGTAGTTGAAAAAGATGAGATGAAGGGAATTGTCAGAAAGATTCTTGGAATCTGA